From the Chitinispirillales bacterium ANBcel5 genome, the window ACATAGAGCTCACGATTTATACTTCAAGTGGCCGTAACATACGAAGCTGGAGATTTCCCGATCTTATAGGTTACCAGGAAATACAGTGGGATGGTCGTGACAGACACGGCTACAGGATCGCAAACGGGACCTATTTTGCTAAACTTACTGCCAGAAATAATTTTAAGAGAGTAAACAGAACAATCAGAATCGCTAAATTAGAAGGCTACAGATGAGTCTCTACATCGTTTCCACCCCTATAGGAAATCTTTCGGACATTACCTACCGTGCAGTAACAGTGCTTAAAGAGTCAGAGCTGGTTCTTGCCGAAGACAGCAGAATAACCAAAAAATTGTTTCATAACTTTGGGATTTCAACACAGATAAAAGCGTACCATGATTTTAATAAGGAAAAAGTAACCCCTTCATTAATAGAGCAGCTAAAAGAGAATACAACTATGGCACTGGTTACCGATGCCGGTACTCCTGGCATTGCTGATCCCGGGTTTTATCTTATACGAGCAGCTATTGCTGAGAATATTACGGTGACACCTATTCCCGGACCTTCGGCTTTTATCAGTGCTCTAATTTCCAGTGGTTTACCCACCGATCGGTTTATATTTGAAAATTTCCTTCCACCTAAGAGTTCCCGCAGAAAAAAGCTTTTTGAGCAGTTTTCAACAGAGCCCCGCACTCTGATATTCTATGAATCACCTCACAGAATTTTTAAAACGCTTCGGGATATTGATGAGGTGTTGGGCGATGTCAGAGTTGTTGTAGCGCGCGAGCTTACCAAAATCCATGAAGAGTTTCTCAGGGGAGCTCCTCAATCATTGCTGAAACATTTTGAAAAACACCCGCCTAAAGGAGAGATGGTTGTTCTGTTCAATACCAGAATCAGGGAAAATGGGTAATTGCACTTACTTTGGAAAACCTGGAGCGGTATTGGCAGTTTCTTTCGTCTTATAAATATGAGATAAACAGCGCACTTAGATGTTTTTTAGTGGCATGAAGGTATTATATTTCTATTTGTTTTACTCTAAAGTGACACTAAAGGTAATAGTTTCATATACATAGAACAGGATCTCAGATGAAGAAAAAAGCACTGATAACTGGTATTACAGGCCAGGACGGCTCCTATCTTTGCGAATTTTTGATGAAAAAAGGGTACGAAGTACACGGGATGATTCGTCGTGCCAGCTATTTTAATCGCAAGAGAATCGACCATCTCTATAAAAACCCACAAAAAAAGCCTAACAACCTGTTTCTTCATTACGGTGATATGTCTGACAGCAGCAATATTAATCGGATGCTAGAGCGTGTTGCGCCTGATGAGATTTATAATTTAGCGGCTCAATCACATGTTAGGGTGTCTTTTGAGATGCCGGAGTACACTACAGACATAGATGCTACGGGTACGCTGCGAATCCTGGACGCGATCAGAGAGGTTGGGATTACTCCCCGTTTTTATCAGGCCTCTACATCAGAACTATATGGAAAAGTGCAGCAGATTCCTCAGAGTGAAAAAACCCCGTTCTACCCCCGTTCACCCTATGCTATTGCCAAGCAATATGCATATTGGATGGTGGTAAATTACCGAGAAGCGTACAATTTGCATGCATCTAATGGGATACTGTTTAATCATGAATCTCCCCGCAGAGGTGAAAATTTTGTCACGCGTAAAATCACCCTTGGTGCGTCAGCCATAAAAAGGGGGGAAATGGAATGTTTATATATGGGTAATTTAGACTCCAAACGTGACTGGGGGTATGCTCCCGATTATGTGCGGGCAATGTGGATGATGCTTCAGCAGAGTAGTTCCGATGACTATGTAATCGCTACCGGTGAAATGCATTCGGTTAGAGAGTTTATTGAAAAAGCTTTCACTATTTTGGATATCCCGATCGAATGGAGAGGAAAAGGAATCAATGAACAGGGTATTGACACCAAAAGCGGCAAGGTTGTTGTAAGAATTGATCCTAAGTACTATCGCCCCACTGAAGTGGATGTGCTTCTTGGTGATCCGCGCAAAGCAAAAGAGCAACTTGGATGGAAACCCAGTGTTGGGTTTGAAGAGCTTGTTGAGATCATGACTCTCTGTGACTACAAAAACTGCTCAGAGGTTAATGAAATAGTCCCGAAGAGTTATAAGTAATACTTTTAATTTCAACACCAGGAGAGGTTTTAAATGGCCGAATGTACAGGTTCAAAGTGTCCATGCACCTACACTTCATGTAAAAGGAGAGGTAATTGCTGTCAATGTGTCAGTTACCATCGTGAAAGTGGTGAGATTCCAGGATGTTTCTTTAGTAAGAACGCTGAGCGTACTTACGACAGATCGATTGAAGCATTCATACGGGACAGAAGCTGAGTTTTATTGTTAAAGGAGTTGGGGAATGAAAAAAAGTGGCAAATTACCTGTTTATACCGCTCTGGTCTTTGGAGTACTTTTATTTACCGGACTAAGCACCCACGTTGTTGCAGAGAGTTGGAAAAATGCAGCCCGGGATGTTGAGTCATTCCCCTTCTCTGAGCACTATATCGACTCGGTAATGAGTTACCATGGTGTGGAACGTCCAGTATCGCCCCTTCGCTCAATCAGCACCCCAGCTTTTGCGGCTTCCGGCGAAAGACTGGTATTTCAGGTTTCCTGGGGATTTGTAAAAGGTGGTTATGTTGTTATAGAAACAAAACCTCAGCCCCACAACCGGACAATCAGAATTGGTGCAAAAGCACTATCCAGTAACTTTGTAAGTGCGTTTTTCCGAATACGTAACTATGTATTATCCACAGTTGATGCCGATGGTCTTTACCCGATCTATTTTGAGCAACATACCCGTGAAGGTAATTACACTGCAGATGGTTATATGCTTTACGAGCATGGGAATCAGGTGATTGTTGAAGGCAGGAGGTCGATGGTTTTGGATGCTCCAAGCTACGTTCACGATTATCTTTCACTGATACCAAGAATACGCTCTATGAATTTCACTAAACATGACGTGTTCTCTCATTATGTTTACATGAACCGTGAAGTAAGCCCCATGACCTTTGAAGTCACCGACAGAGAGAATATCAGCGTAGATGCCGGGTCGTTCAATTGCCTTAAAATCGAGCCTACGCTAATTGGTGAGGGCAGAACGTTAAGCCGAAGGGATCGAATGGAGATCTGGGTAACCGATGATGAGCACAAAATGCCGGTGAAACTTAGAACAAGGGTTAAATTTGGCTCACTCACCGCCAGACTTATTCACTACGAAAGGTTTTGATAGAAATCAGGCAGATTCAGTCCTGCTTGGTTTCCTCACTGATCCAGTTTAAAAAATCGCTGCTTCCCTCAACCAGTGGCAGAGCCACAATACAGGGAGTGGAGTAGGAATGAAGCTGCCTTACTCTTTGAGCCACATCATTGAAAAGCTCGTTGCGCGTTTTAGCAATAAGTATAACTTCTGAATCCTCAACGATCTTATCTTCCCAACGATAAACAGAACTCATTCCATCGATTATATTGGCACAAGCTGCCAGCCTCTCATTAATTAGAGTGCTGGCGATCTCTTTTGCTTCCTGTTTATCCTGAGCTGTTATATATACAAAAATATGATCCACAAGAGTTCTCCTTGTTTTTAGTGAGTACTAAACGCTGCAGAGTTCTTTTTGCTGCTCAAAAATAATTGCTCCCAGTTCTTTCATGGGAACCGGTTTTTCAAAAACGGTGGCTTCTAACTTTTCGATTCTCTCTTCTGCTAATTCCGATACATAGCCGGAAATTATTATTTTCTTAATGTGAGGCTCAACAGCTTCCATAAGCTCAATGCCATCGATTCCAGGCATCATATAATCTGTAATGAGAGTATCCACCTTATTATTTTGGATAAATTGCAGAGCTTTGAGCGGATCGTTAAAGGTATATACAATAATATTGTCAGAGGAAATCTCAATAAATGTTTTTAACAGCTCTGTTATCTGAGTTTCATCATCAACAACGACGACTTGTAGTTTTCTGTGCATGATAGGTTTTACTTTCGAAAGGTGCTTTGGCCTATGTAGTAAATTAAACAAATTTCACTTTTTTTTCAAGATTTTTTCATGGAAATTATTTAGCAACAAAGAAAAAACCATTTTTTCATTCACTGTCTGAGACTTAATATACGAAATAGGAAAATAAATGCAAAGGGGAAGACGATTTATTTTTTTAATACGTACTAAAAGATACCCTTAACTTCAGTTTAGATAGAAAAATATGAATAATTCGACCGCTGTATATGACCAAAACCTGCCGATTTTTGAAGCACGTCAAAAACTGATCTCACTTATCAGTGCACATCAGGTAATAATTGTAGCAGGACAGACCGGCTCGGGTAAAACAACCCAATTGCCGCTGCTGTGCCTTGAGGCGCAAAGGGGCACCAGAGGCAAAATAGCCTGTACTCAACCCAGACGTATTGCTGCAATGTCAGTAGCATCCTATGTTGCTTCTAAACTCAATACTCAGCTTGGCAATTTTGTAGGGTACAAGGTTCGTTTTTCGGAAAAAGCAACCCCTCAAACCGTGATCAAATTTATGACCGATGGAATTTTGCTGACCGAAATTGAACGTGACAAGTTGCTCAGACAGTATGATACGATCATTATCGATGAAGCACATGAGCGCAGCCTTAACATCGATTTTCTTCTTGGATATCTTCGTTTTCTTCTCCCCAGGCGCCCTGACCTCAAGGTCATCATCTCCTCTGCCACTATCGACACTACCCTCTTCTCCAAATCTTTTAACGATGCCCCCGTACAACAGGTGTCCGGCCGCCTTTACCCCATAGAACTACTCTATAAAAATGAGATGATTAGTGAAGAGTCTTTAGATGATTCGGATAACTATGTAGACCAGGCGCTAGTAGCAGTTAAGGATCTTTTTGGAACATGTGGCTGGGGTGACATGCTGGTATTTATGCCAACCGAACGTGATATCAGAGAGACTTGTGAACGACTTGGTGGTGATAATTATTACAGAGATGTAGATATCATTCCTCTGTTCTCACGGCTTTCAAAAAACGAGCAACTAAAGATCTTTACTCCTTCCCGGCGCACAAAGATTGTAGTATGTACCAACATTGCAGAAACATCAATCACCGTTCCCGGGATCAGGTATGTTGTTGATACAGGACTTGCACGCATTTCCAGATATGCACCACGTTTACGTACAAACCGCTTACCCATCGAGCCCATAAGCAAAGCCAGTGCAGATCAGCGCAAGGGACGATGCGGACGTGTGCAGGAGGGGGTTTGTATAAGGCTTTATACAGAAAAAGAGTATCTCAGCAGAGATGAATTCACCCAACCGGAGATCATGCGCAGCAATCTTGCCGGTGTTATTCTCAGTATGAAGGCTCATAATCTTGGGTGCCCTGAAGAGTTTCCCTTCATTCAGCCCCCTTCTAAACAGGCAATCTCAGATGCCTATGCCATGCTTTACGAGCTTGGTGCTCTTGATAATAGAAAGGAGCTTACCCCTTCAGGAAAAGAGATGGCCCGTTTGCCATTCGATCCTCACATCTCCCGAATGATCTTAGCTGCACGGGATGAAAATGCCTTAAAAGAGGTTACAATAATCGCAGCAGCACTATCCATTATTGATCCACGGGAAAGGCCTCTGGATCGTCAGGAGCAGGCTGATCAAATGCATGCTAAATTCATCGACAAATCATCGGACTTCATGACCTTTGTTAACTTGTGGAGTGCCTATCAGAGTGAATGGAAAGCATTGAAAAGCCAGAACCGGATGCGTAAGTTTTGCAAAGAACACTTTTTGTCATACCTCAGGATGCGGGAATGGAATGATGTGTACCAGCAACTCCATGACACACTGTGCAAAATGAAAGGTTTTAAAGAAAACACCTCAGCTGCATCTTACGATTCCATTCATCGCTCGCTTTTATCTGGCCTGCTATCAAACTGTGCATTTTTGGATAACCGGGGCAAATATCGTGGTGCAAAGGGCAAAGAGTTACTTATTTTCCCGGGCTCAGCCCTGGCGAAGAAAAAGAATCAGTGGATAATGTGCCATGAAGTAGTTGAGACTTCACAGGTATTTGCAAGAACAGTTGCCTCTATTAAGCCTTCCTGGCTTGAAGAACTTGCGGTACCTTTATGTAAAAAAAGCTATGACAATCCGTTTTTCGATTCAGGAAGCGGTACTGTGAGGGCTAAAGAGCGCGTTTCACTCTTTGGGATGCTTATCAACTCAAACAGATTAGTCAGGTACGGAAAAGTTAACAAAGACGAAGCTTCAGACATCTTCATCAATCAGGGGTTAATTGAAGAAAACCTCAGATGTTACCATAAGTTTTATAAGCACAACAGAAAAGTAAAATCTGATATCCTCTCCAAGGAGGATCGTATAAGAAGCCGCACTCTTTATGCGGGGGATACTATGTTGTATCGATTTTATAAAGCCCGAATACCTGAAGTATCTTCAATTCACGACCTTAACAGAGTAATAAAAAAGAGAAAAGGTGATGGCTTTTTATATATCAACAAAAAAGACCTCCTGGCAGCTCCGATGCCTCAGAAAGTTCACTCTTATCCCGATAAAATCACTATTGGTGGAAGTGCTTTTCCTATATCTTATAATTTTGAGCCCGGTTCAGACAATGACGGTTTCACCGTTACTTTTCCTTCCTGTGCGCTATCCTACATCCCTGAGAACACCTTAGACTGGATCGTTCCGGCACTGTTACCAGAGAAGGTAAAGGATCTCATAGGCAATCTTCCACGGGAGCTCAGGAAAAAGTTCATCCCTTTAAACGAAACCAGCCAAACTATCGCTTCTGCCCTCTCCCCTTCATCACAGCCATTTGCAAGGGTACTGTCCGATACTATAAAAACTTTATACAACATCGACATCGCCCCTTCGTTTTTTGATGAAAAAAGAGCTGCCCCTCACCTTGTTGCAAAGGTCAAAGTAGTGGATCCAAAGGGTAAAGAGATTATAAGTGGTCGAGGTGCAGAAGTTATAACCAGGTGCTCTGATATCGACACTAGAGCTAACGCTTCCCCACTACAAAAGAGATTTGATTCATTCAGAAAGGTGGGAATAAGAGAATGGCCTGATGAGAATCTGAGTGAGCCAATTGAGATAGGCTCCGGTGATGATGGTATTCCGCTAAAGGGATACGCAGCCTTAAAAGCAGACAAAGACGATTCTGTTGAATACATTCTTTGCAAAACAGAAAAAGAGAGTGATCAGATACATAGATCTGGAGTCCAAAAACTACTTGAAATCGCTGCTGCAAAAGATCTTTCATGGCTTGAAAAAGACCTCTCTTTTTCTCGCAACCTGAAACTTTTATGCACTCCGTTTGGTGGTCCGGATTTAATTAAAAGCCAACTGTATGAGCTAATCTGCGACTATGCTCTGTCATTTACTAAGTTACCCAGAACAAAGCAAGGTTTTGAACAGCTACTCTCTGATACGCACAATAAGTTAAAAGGCACAGGGTACAGATCTGTTACCTTACTTGAAGATTTTATAACTCAATTGAACGAAAATTATAAGAAAATTGGTAATGCAGGCAAAACTATTCCAAAGGATATTCGGGGAGAGTTGTGTGATGACCTTAAGACTTTTACCGATGATCTTATTGATCTGAAAATAGATTACAATGTATTTGTTAATTACCCCCGTTATATGCGCGCTTTCAGTTACAGAATAGAACGGGCAATGAACGATCCTTTAAAATACAGAAACAGCAGATCTCTTCTGGCCCAATACCAGAATTTAGCTAAGAAGTATTCAAACGTAGTAAAAGAAAAGCAGTCAGGAACTGTCGAAGCTTTTAAAGAGTATTTATTCATGGTAAATGAATTCTCCATTTCACTCTTTGCTCAGCACATCCGAACTGCTATGCCGGTCTCTGAAAAGAGGCTTAAGAAAAAATTGCAGGAGATAGGTATTCAGTGATATTTCAGGGGAAGGTTTTCCCCAAGACTATCTCTTCATACAGGTTAGTTAGTTTTCCGATTGTTACAGAGGGAGAGAAGTGTTTTCTGTACTGCTTAAGTGCTTCAGAACCCATCCTTTCCCTTCTTTTTTTATCATGAATCAACTCTTCAATACTCTCTCTGAGGGCTTTAGAGTTCCCTGGTTTGACCAGAATACCACACCTTCCGTTTTGAACAATTTCAGATACAGGTGCTTTATCCAAAGCGATAACCGGCTTTGCGTAACTCATCGCCTCTGCGTAAACGATCCCAAAGGTTTCGTTTATTGAAGGGACGCAGAGAAACTCACAACCGGAAAGCAGGGTATGTTTCATCGTTTCACTAACGCTACCAAGATCGATTATCCTTTCATCAGACCCCAGCACCTCTCCGGGACCAGCCACCACCAGTTTAAAATCAGTTGCAATTGGTGAAAAGGCTTTGAGCAGATCATTCAGTCCCTTATAGTTTTCTTTTCTACCCAAAAACAGGATATAAGGAGAGTCAGTGATTCTTTCAGTCGCGTTCTGTTCATCTGGTTCATTTATAACCGGTGGGATCACTTTCAGTAGTGGTGAAGGGGTTTGTGAGCGGGAAACGAAATTTCGCTTATAGTCTTGTGAATGGCAAATAACTGCGTCAGCTTTGTTATAGGCACTCATCTGAGCAGGTGAATCGCCCCATCGGTTAAAATGGATATAGGGAGATTGAACGATTGGAATTGAAAACGTTTCACAAATCTCAGCCGCACAGCGCCCCAGATACCCTGTGGAATAGGAATGAACCACATCATACTCTTTAAGATAGCCCTGTAACTGTTGTTTGAATGCTGCCTGGTAGAAACGATACAGGGTATCGAATAACTCGGGGGCTCTAATACCTTTTAAATTGGGAAATGACCAGAGTTTCAGTGGCAGAAGAGTGATACGGGCATTTAAAGCAGGAAAAAGGGTAACCACCTGTTTTCCGGATGGGTCCACAGTTTCTCTTTTTTTTACTTGTGCAGCGTACTTTTTATATAAGGATTTATGAATCGTTGTACAGTTATGGGCAAAAATGGTGCACTGATAGTGCTCAGGCAACTGTGCGGCAGTCTGCCGCACATTTTCTTCTACACCACCCACAATTGGCCAGTAATAATCGCTAAGAAGTGCTATTTTTAGATTCACAACGCTACTTTTAAGCCCCCATATCCTTGTAGACAGGAAAATTATATCATAAGGGGGCAATAAAAGCCGTAATTTTTAGTAAGCAGGTAATCAAAGCATGGTTAATGGCTGAAGGAATTACTATTTTCATGTTTACCCTTCACTTAAGATATTTTAGAATATAGATTTATAAGGGTAAACACATGGCCAATTAAGGAGTGTATGTGAAATATCAGAATCTTGAGCTTGATCCGTTTCAGACCGACGCAGTAGAAGCTATAGACAGAGGAGAGTCAGTGATTGTAGCAGCCCCTACTGGATGCGGGAAAACACTTATTGCAGAGTATGCGGTCGAAAAGTCGATCAATGAGGGCAAAAAGGCGATCTATACCGCCCCTATCAAAGCTCTTTCCAATCAAAAGTACCGTGATTTTCGTAGCCGCTTTGGTGAAGAGATCGTGGGGATTCACACCGGGGATGTTACCATTAATCCCGATGCCCGCTTACTCATCATGACTACAGAGATCTTTCGTAATCTTATTCTCGAAGAATCCCCCAGGCTGATGGGGATTTATTACGTTATTTTTGATGAAATTCATTATCTGGATGACCCTGAGCGTGGGACGGTATGGGAGGAGAGTATAATTTTAGCTCCCAAAGCGATACGTTTTATGTGCCTTAGTGCTACTGTGCCCAATATAAAAGAGCTTGGTTCCTGGATGAGTACTGTGCGCGATACCAATTTTGCCCTTATTGAAGAGAAAACGCGCCCGGTGCCACTGAAGCACTCTTTTTTTCACCCCAAATTTGGGATCATGAGCATACGATCGATCAAGCGAAAGTACCGAAAAGATCCGGTGATACGAAAGAAATTTTTGCGCCGAAAACCCTCATCAAGAAGAATCGTTCAATATGTACTGGAGCAAGACAGAATGCCTGCTCTTTATTTCTGTTTTAAGCGCAGGGCCTGTGAATACAATGCTGAACTGCACATGCGCCTTAAGCTTTTGAATGCTCAGGAACTCCAGGAAGCCAGGGAGATGATCGATAAACTGGTAGTGCAGTACAAGCTTGAAGACTATGAGCGTCTTGGGTATTTAAAAGAGATGTGGGAGTCTGGTTGTGCTTTTCATCATGCGGGCATACTCCCTGCTGCTAAAGAGATAGTGGAGCGGCTTTTTACTGCCGGATATATCAAGCTTTTATTCTGCACAGAAACATTTGCTCTTGGTGTAAACATGCCTGCACGTTCGGTGATCTTTGATGAGCTGGAGAAGTTTGATGGTGTTGATTTTAATTACCTTATGACACGGGAATATAATCAGATGGCGGGGAGAGCCGGAAGGCGCGGGATGGACAGTGTCGGCTATGTGTACTCTCAGGTTACTCCCGAAGCAACTGATCCCAACCATTTAGAGCGTCTGTTGTATGGTAAGAATGAAAAGATAAGCAGCCGCTTTTTTGCCTCCTATTCAACTATTTTGAATCTCTACAGCCAATTTGGTGAGAATATTTTTGAGATATTTCAAAACAGTTTTCACAATTTTCGCAAAGGCACCTTTTCTATCACCAAGGCTTACAGAAGAGAAGAGGCGCAGGTACGAAACAGAATTCGCTTTCTTAAATCTGCCGGTTTTCTGGACGGAATAATGCTCACCGAAAAAGGCCAGCTTGCAGCAGGGGTCAGTGGGTATGAGATCCAGGCAGCAGAGTTATTCTTTTCCGGCAGTTTTGAGGAGTGTAGTGTAGAGCAACTGCCGGTGATTATGGCGGCATTAATCACCGAGGAGTGCAGAAGTAAAAAGAACACTCCGGCCACCCCTGCTCATTTAAAATTTAAAGCAGAGAAGGTGATTCATAAGCTTCGTGCAAAAGAGATTCGACATAACATTTCAAATCCGATACGGGAGATGGATTTCTCTCTGGCTGCTCCGGTCTTTTCATGGGCCAGGGGGTGTGATCTTAAAACACTGGGTACTTTTGGGGTGCCTGAGGGTGATTTGGTACGAGTCTTACGAATGGTTATACAACTACTTAGAACGCTACGAGACAGAGTGCCCGACCCGGAAATCAGTGACAAGATGCATGATGCTCTTGTGCTTGTTAACAGAGATGTCGTGGATGCACAGGCACAGCTTGAGGTTGAATAACAGTGAAACGAGGCGGCATTGCCCTAAAACAATGCCGTCCCCTCTTTAGTACGTCTCCGAAAGTAGTTCTCGTATAGTCTGCAAATGAAGCAGATCGTCTTCATAATCATTTTCAAGATCTGCTGCTATCTGCGGTATCGTAACCTGATCCAATAATTTCTCGTATTTGTCGCTTACTATCTTTTCATCCCGCATAAGTGTGCGCAGAATATCTTCTATCTGATACTGGCCCTTTTTTCCATCGTGTTTTAATTCAGAGCCAATCTCATTTTTCCTGGGTGGTTTTTCCCCTAATTGCCGTATGTAGCGAGAGAGGTTTTGCACATGCTCCTCGTGATCTTCCTTGAAGTCACACAGCTGCTCACACAACCCCTCATCCTTTATGTTTTCCAATGCCCAGGAATATTCCCTGGCAGCTTCCATATCCAGAGCTGTTAGATTTTTAAGCTGACGTGCAATCTCCTTATTTTCCACTTGTACCTCCTTTAACCCAAAAAAACCACTACTATAGTGATTACGAAAAAAGGGGGGCCAAACATATTACCTATCTAAGGTTCACGCGACTTTTAAATCCGGCTTAATTTCGCTTTTAATTACTCCGCCTGTAAGAACCATCTTCACCGCGTCTTCAACTGCGACATTAAATGGGCGTACTCTTTCCGTAATCACCATAAATCCACTTGTTGGATTAGGGGTAGTGGGTATAAAGACTGTACTAAACTCTCTGCCACTTCCCTCCGGATCACTAACCGCCCCCGTTTTGAACGCTATCACCCAATTACCCTTACTGGGATATTCCACAAGAACTGGTTGTGTAAAGAAACTCTCGCTCTTTTTTGAGCCCAGCATATCCACCAACTGACGAGTTGCCCTGTAAATAAGCTTAAGAAAGGGTATGGAGCTAAAAAAGGAATCGACCTTTGAGATTAGTGTCTTGCCAACAAGAGTCTTGATCAAAAACCCAAAACCAACAATAAGAGCTATAAGGGATAGGAAGGTAAGCGCTTCTAAGATAAAAGCCCAAACAGTTGATGCCATCAGGTGTTGGGGCATGAGGATGAGAATATCATTTATAGAGTTTTTGGCTAATCTAAACAGAAATGTTATAACAAACCATGACACTATAAGCGGCAGTAACGCAAATAAGCCCTGAAGAAAGTATGAGAAGATGTGTGAGAAGTATTTTTTCATTAAGTTCTCCGCTTCAAACCTGGTGCACAAAAAGCTGCTTAGAATAAAAGGTACATATGTTCAAAAGGTGAAAACCGGGCTTGTTCTTCGGTGCCCTCTTGTGGTTGAGGTTGTCTAAATTGAGGCAAGAAAAACAAAAGCCTGTTTATGGCGCTGCATTCTCTTTGGATCCTTGGGCATTGAGCAAATTGCTGGTTGTTTGCACCTAAAGGTGAAAATGAAGCTGCTTTTAACAAAACTATGGCTGCTACAAACAAAACAATAGGTGTCCTGTTTCTTTTAAGCAGAAAGGTTAGATGAGTAGATTTTAGTACCGTCCCTGGCCTCCTTTTTTCATGTGTAATTTTCCTTGTTTTACGATTTAGAAACCAACTTTATTGTATCTATGTGTATAACAAACATAGAACTGTTATTTATAAATAGGTTCGGTGTCTGGGGAAAGGAGGCTTGAAGCAGAAAAAAAAGGTTTGAAAATTTAGATGGAGGTATCAGAGGAGGCGTAGATCCCCTTTTTCTGCAACAGAGTTCTTAGAGCTATAGGAGAGACCGGTTTTATCAGGAACATATCTGCACCGGCTTGCAGAGCATGAGACTTTAAATCTTCATCTCCATAGGCAGTAATGACGATAATGATAGCCAATGGGTGCAACGTTCTGGCCATGGTGACCAGCTCACAGCCCTGCATTTTTGCAGTACCCTCTATTCTCAGATCGATAATTAATACATCATAGTCTTTGGTTTCTATAAAGGCATAAGCTTCAACGGTGGAATTTGCCACATCTACTGTAACTCCTTGTTTTTGAAGGAGTTTTTGAAAAGCCAAAAGGATAGCTTCTTCATCAT encodes:
- the rsmI gene encoding 16S rRNA (cytidine(1402)-2'-O)-methyltransferase, whose amino-acid sequence is MSLYIVSTPIGNLSDITYRAVTVLKESELVLAEDSRITKKLFHNFGISTQIKAYHDFNKEKVTPSLIEQLKENTTMALVTDAGTPGIADPGFYLIRAAIAENITVTPIPGPSAFISALISSGLPTDRFIFENFLPPKSSRRKKLFEQFSTEPRTLIFYESPHRIFKTLRDIDEVLGDVRVVVARELTKIHEEFLRGAPQSLLKHFEKHPPKGEMVVLFNTRIRENG
- a CDS encoding DUF3108 domain-containing protein; translation: MKKSGKLPVYTALVFGVLLFTGLSTHVVAESWKNAARDVESFPFSEHYIDSVMSYHGVERPVSPLRSISTPAFAASGERLVFQVSWGFVKGGYVVIETKPQPHNRTIRIGAKALSSNFVSAFFRIRNYVLSTVDADGLYPIYFEQHTREGNYTADGYMLYEHGNQVIVEGRRSMVLDAPSYVHDYLSLIPRIRSMNFTKHDVFSHYVYMNREVSPMTFEVTDRENISVDAGSFNCLKIEPTLIGEGRTLSRRDRMEIWVTDDEHKMPVKLRTRVKFGSLTARLIHYERF
- the hrpA gene encoding ATP-dependent RNA helicase HrpA; amino-acid sequence: MNNSTAVYDQNLPIFEARQKLISLISAHQVIIVAGQTGSGKTTQLPLLCLEAQRGTRGKIACTQPRRIAAMSVASYVASKLNTQLGNFVGYKVRFSEKATPQTVIKFMTDGILLTEIERDKLLRQYDTIIIDEAHERSLNIDFLLGYLRFLLPRRPDLKVIISSATIDTTLFSKSFNDAPVQQVSGRLYPIELLYKNEMISEESLDDSDNYVDQALVAVKDLFGTCGWGDMLVFMPTERDIRETCERLGGDNYYRDVDIIPLFSRLSKNEQLKIFTPSRRTKIVVCTNIAETSITVPGIRYVVDTGLARISRYAPRLRTNRLPIEPISKASADQRKGRCGRVQEGVCIRLYTEKEYLSRDEFTQPEIMRSNLAGVILSMKAHNLGCPEEFPFIQPPSKQAISDAYAMLYELGALDNRKELTPSGKEMARLPFDPHISRMILAARDENALKEVTIIAAALSIIDPRERPLDRQEQADQMHAKFIDKSSDFMTFVNLWSAYQSEWKALKSQNRMRKFCKEHFLSYLRMREWNDVYQQLHDTLCKMKGFKENTSAASYDSIHRSLLSGLLSNCAFLDNRGKYRGAKGKELLIFPGSALAKKKNQWIMCHEVVETSQVFARTVASIKPSWLEELAVPLCKKSYDNPFFDSGSGTVRAKERVSLFGMLINSNRLVRYGKVNKDEASDIFINQGLIEENLRCYHKFYKHNRKVKSDILSKEDRIRSRTLYAGDTMLYRFYKARIPEVSSIHDLNRVIKKRKGDGFLYINKKDLLAAPMPQKVHSYPDKITIGGSAFPISYNFEPGSDNDGFTVTFPSCALSYIPENTLDWIVPALLPEKVKDLIGNLPRELRKKFIPLNETSQTIASALSPSSQPFARVLSDTIKTLYNIDIAPSFFDEKRAAPHLVAKVKVVDPKGKEIISGRGAEVITRCSDIDTRANASPLQKRFDSFRKVGIREWPDENLSEPIEIGSGDDGIPLKGYAALKADKDDSVEYILCKTEKESDQIHRSGVQKLLEIAAAKDLSWLEKDLSFSRNLKLLCTPFGGPDLIKSQLYELICDYALSFTKLPRTKQGFEQLLSDTHNKLKGTGYRSVTLLEDFITQLNENYKKIGNAGKTIPKDIRGELCDDLKTFTDDLIDLKIDYNVFVNYPRYMRAFSYRIERAMNDPLKYRNSRSLLAQYQNLAKKYSNVVKEKQSGTVEAFKEYLFMVNEFSISLFAQHIRTAMPVSEKRLKKKLQEIGIQ
- the gmd gene encoding GDP-mannose 4,6-dehydratase produces the protein MKKKALITGITGQDGSYLCEFLMKKGYEVHGMIRRASYFNRKRIDHLYKNPQKKPNNLFLHYGDMSDSSNINRMLERVAPDEIYNLAAQSHVRVSFEMPEYTTDIDATGTLRILDAIREVGITPRFYQASTSELYGKVQQIPQSEKTPFYPRSPYAIAKQYAYWMVVNYREAYNLHASNGILFNHESPRRGENFVTRKITLGASAIKRGEMECLYMGNLDSKRDWGYAPDYVRAMWMMLQQSSSDDYVIATGEMHSVREFIEKAFTILDIPIEWRGKGINEQGIDTKSGKVVVRIDPKYYRPTEVDVLLGDPRKAKEQLGWKPSVGFEELVEIMTLCDYKNCSEVNEIVPKSYK
- the cutA gene encoding divalent-cation tolerance protein CutA, with translation MDHIFVYITAQDKQEAKEIASTLINERLAACANIIDGMSSVYRWEDKIVEDSEVILIAKTRNELFNDVAQRVRQLHSYSTPCIVALPLVEGSSDFLNWISEETKQD
- a CDS encoding response regulator — its product is MHRKLQVVVVDDETQITELLKTFIEISSDNIIVYTFNDPLKALQFIQNNKVDTLITDYMMPGIDGIELMEAVEPHIKKIIISGYVSELAEERIEKLEATVFEKPVPMKELGAIIFEQQKELCSV
- a CDS encoding DUF6485 family protein, with the translated sequence MAECTGSKCPCTYTSCKRRGNCCQCVSYHRESGEIPGCFFSKNAERTYDRSIEAFIRDRS